Part of the Desulfurobacteriaceae bacterium genome, GTTAAAGGGGGAAAAGTTGAAAAAGCAAGTGTTGATTATTTCCATAGTTTCTTTCTTTTTAGATAGGTTAACAAAGTTTTTAGCTGGAAAATACTTGAAGTTTAAAACGATAAACATAATTTCCGGTTTCTTTTCTCTTAGATATGCTGAGAACAAAGGAGCCGCTTTTAGTATTCTTTCAAGTGGAAACGAGATCTTAAGAAAAATTTTTCTCTTAGCTATTCCTATTATAGTTGCAGGTTGGATTGTTTATTATGTCTTAACAAAAGAAATAGAAAATAAAAGACTTAGGTGGGGACTTGGATTAATACTTGGAGGAGCTCTTGGAAACCTTTATGACAGAATAGTCTACGGGAAAGTAGTAGATTTTTTAGACTTTTACGTATCATCTTACCATTGGCCCACCTTCAATCTTGCAGACACCTTCGTTTTCTTAGGGTGTGTTCTTGTTATTCTTTCTCAAAGTAAAACCGATTAGTTGACTTTAATATTGAAGCGAATAATTTTTAGTTAGGCAACCAGACTCAAAATGAGGTGATATAATTGGGGAGTTTTAAAATCCCCTACTCTTTTATTCAGGAACTTCTTTCAAAAGTTGATATTGTAGATATAGTATCACATTATATTTCTCTTAAGCAAGTAGGAAGAAATTTTACAGCCCTCTGTCCCTTCCATGTAGAAAAAACTCCTTCCTTCGTTGTAAGTCCAGAAAAACAGATATTCAAGTGTTTTGGCTGTGGAGTAGGTGGAAATGCAATAACTTTCGTTGAAAAGTATGAAAACTTATCTTTCTTCGAAGCTGTAAGGAGAGTTGCTGAACTAAGTGGAATAGAAATCCCCCAAGAATTTGGAAACGAAGAAGAGACATCAATTATTGAAGAAACTGGCTTAAAAGCTGCAAAGTTCTTCTATTCAAAGCTCAAAGCCATAAAAGGATATTTAGAGGAAAGGGAAATTCCAGAAAGTATAGCTAAAAAATTTCTACTTGGATACGCACCGAAAGGGTATTCTAAGAGTCTCAAGATAAATAGAGAAGCAGCTCAGAAGTTGGGGTTATTAAATAGTAAAGGAAGGGAGTTCTTCTCTGAAAGGTTGATAATTCCTATTTTTTCCCATTCCGGAAAAGTTGTTGCATTCGCAGGAAGGATCTTAAACGAGGATAGCAAGTTACCTAAATACATAAACAGTCCAGAAAGCGATACCTTCAAGAAAGGAAATCTCCTTTATGGTTTTTACCAATCAAAGGAGGCAATTTTAAAAAAAAGAGAAGTTTTTATTGTCGAAGGATACTTTGACGTGATTTCTTTACACAAGGTAGGAGTGGAAAATGTCGTTGCTCCCATGGGAACATCGCTAACAGAAAATCATGCTAAGCACATAAAAAGATATTCAGCCACTCCAGTACTAATGTTTGATGGAGATAATGCTGGAAGAAAGGCAGCATTAAGAAGTGCGAGAATTTTTTATTCCTTAGGAGTAGAACCGTTCGTTGTAGAACTTCCTGAAGGAGAGGACCCTGATTCAATGGCAAGAAAAAATGAGGACTTACTTAAAGAACATTTAAACTCTCCTCAGGATTTTGTGAGCTGGTCGTTAAAAAAGTTAGAAACCCTCAACGATGTAGAGAAAACCCCATTTTTGAAAGAAATTGTTTCCGCTATTTTTCCACTAAAGTTTCACGATCCTTTCAAGTTTAAATCTATAATTTCCAAACTGGAAGCCGAATTTGACGTAGATGAGAAATGGATTAGGAAAAACGTTGTAGATTTTAGACAAAAAGAAAGGTCTTTAGAATCACAAGAAGAATTAATACCTCCTTATGAAAAAGCTTTTCTCAAAGCATTGCTTGAAGAACAGTTTCCTCTTCCCAT contains:
- the lspA gene encoding signal peptidase II is translated as MKKQVLIISIVSFFLDRLTKFLAGKYLKFKTINIISGFFSLRYAENKGAAFSILSSGNEILRKIFLLAIPIIVAGWIVYYVLTKEIENKRLRWGLGLILGGALGNLYDRIVYGKVVDFLDFYVSSYHWPTFNLADTFVFLGCVLVILSQSKTD
- the dnaG gene encoding DNA primase; amino-acid sequence: MGSFKIPYSFIQELLSKVDIVDIVSHYISLKQVGRNFTALCPFHVEKTPSFVVSPEKQIFKCFGCGVGGNAITFVEKYENLSFFEAVRRVAELSGIEIPQEFGNEEETSIIEETGLKAAKFFYSKLKAIKGYLEEREIPESIAKKFLLGYAPKGYSKSLKINREAAQKLGLLNSKGREFFSERLIIPIFSHSGKVVAFAGRILNEDSKLPKYINSPESDTFKKGNLLYGFYQSKEAILKKREVFIVEGYFDVISLHKVGVENVVAPMGTSLTENHAKHIKRYSATPVLMFDGDNAGRKAALRSARIFYSLGVEPFVVELPEGEDPDSMARKNEDLLKEHLNSPQDFVSWSLKKLETLNDVEKTPFLKEIVSAIFPLKFHDPFKFKSIISKLEAEFDVDEKWIRKNVVDFRQKERSLESQEELIPPYEKAFLKALLEEQFPLPIDVSPTNFVSQKVATIYTLFKNMKDKDLTSFQVQYPELSNVIADVLLSEFSEVEIKSAVCKVLSKEIDRRLKKTKELKEKMFLKKLVFDLKRGNLEKLRGFALKTG